The proteins below are encoded in one region of Mesoplasma melaleucae:
- the rsgA gene encoding ribosome small subunit-dependent GTPase A — protein sequence MNGKIIQIDSNVSYVLTKEQEIYEVFIKGNVKKQIKPLVGDNVEFELIENLKGNITKIEERKNEIYRPKIANVDQVVIVTSLNEPLFASYILNKYIFMIETKKIKPILLFTKNELLVKTKHFQEVTEKVNAYKDLGYEIVILDNIENENYQNEINELKLKLISKVSFFTGQTGAGKSTTLNNYLVDHQIRTNEISLKLNRGKHTTTNVKIYNLPENILIADTPGFSSFELVNLEIEDILRSSKILNKFNSDCKFIDCIHIHENKCGVKNAVENNQLPAFIYEDYKKIYDEIASRKVKY from the coding sequence ATGAATGGTAAAATAATTCAAATTGATAGCAATGTTAGCTATGTTTTAACTAAAGAACAAGAAATTTATGAAGTTTTCATCAAAGGCAATGTAAAAAAACAAATAAAACCATTAGTTGGTGATAATGTGGAATTTGAATTGATTGAAAACTTAAAAGGGAACATCACAAAAATTGAAGAAAGAAAAAACGAAATATACAGACCCAAAATTGCTAATGTCGATCAAGTAGTTATAGTAACTTCATTAAACGAACCATTATTTGCTTCATATATTTTAAATAAGTATATTTTCATGATTGAAACAAAAAAAATTAAACCAATATTACTTTTCACAAAAAATGAATTACTTGTTAAAACAAAACATTTTCAAGAAGTAACAGAGAAAGTAAATGCGTATAAAGATTTAGGTTATGAAATTGTTATCTTAGATAATATTGAAAATGAGAATTATCAAAATGAAATAAATGAGTTAAAATTAAAGTTGATTAGTAAGGTTTCTTTTTTTACAGGACAAACAGGTGCTGGTAAATCAACAACACTTAATAATTATTTAGTAGACCATCAAATTAGAACAAACGAAATATCTCTTAAATTAAATAGAGGTAAACATACAACAACAAATGTAAAAATATATAACTTACCAGAAAATATATTGATTGCTGATACACCAGGATTTTCAAGTTTCGAACTAGTGAATCTTGAAATTGAAGATATTTTAAGATCATCAAAAATTTTAAATAAATTTAATTCTGATTGTAAATTTATTGATTGTATTCATATACATGAAAATAAATGTGGTGTAAAAAATGCTGTTGAAAACAATCAATTACCTGCTTTTATTTATGAAGATTATAAAAAAATCTATGACGAGATTGCTAGCAGAAAGGTTAAGTACTAA
- the plsX gene encoding phosphate acyltransferase PlsX: MYKVAFDVMGADNGSLVAVEAASKFIKTRKDLYLVFVGNKNEIESGLKKFSIDESRYEILETSEFIDMNGSIMDIRRKRDSSMVRSLELLKDKKVDAMITGGNSAAFIAGSHFILGELPGIARPGFMPTLPTAVDNKLTLLLDVGANLEADIEDIIGYAKMANIYSKSVLKVKNPVIAQLNIGEEKSKGTLLQKEIYKELEANEEINFFGNLEARDILAGKVDIIVTDGYTGNMSLKAFEGASKILMNEIKAQLYKTIFTKLKALTLKKSFNNVSKKFDYKNHSGAILLGVDGIAFKAHGSSDVKSFEATLRMTCNAIENDVLNKIKKGIN, translated from the coding sequence ATGTATAAAGTAGCGTTTGATGTAATGGGAGCTGACAATGGAAGTTTAGTTGCAGTAGAAGCAGCAAGCAAATTCATTAAAACAAGAAAAGATTTATATCTTGTTTTTGTTGGTAACAAAAATGAAATTGAATCAGGCCTAAAAAAATTTTCAATTGATGAGTCAAGATATGAAATTTTAGAAACATCTGAGTTTATTGATATGAATGGTTCAATCATGGACATTAGAAGAAAAAGAGATTCTTCAATGGTAAGATCTTTAGAATTATTAAAAGACAAAAAAGTTGATGCAATGATAACTGGTGGTAACTCTGCTGCCTTTATTGCAGGTTCACACTTTATTTTAGGTGAGTTGCCAGGTATAGCAAGACCTGGATTTATGCCAACACTTCCAACAGCTGTAGATAATAAATTAACTTTATTACTTGATGTAGGAGCAAATTTAGAAGCTGATATTGAAGATATCATTGGTTATGCAAAAATGGCTAATATATACTCAAAAAGTGTTTTAAAAGTTAAAAATCCAGTTATTGCACAATTAAACATTGGAGAAGAAAAATCTAAAGGAACATTATTACAAAAAGAAATTTACAAAGAATTAGAAGCAAATGAAGAAATCAACTTCTTTGGAAACCTTGAAGCAAGAGATATCTTAGCAGGTAAGGTTGATATCATCGTAACTGATGGTTATACAGGTAACATGTCTTTAAAAGCATTTGAAGGTGCTTCAAAAATCTTAATGAATGAAATTAAAGCACAATTGTATAAAACAATTTTTACAAAACTTAAAGCTTTAACACTAAAAAAATCATTTAATAATGTTTCAAAAAAATTTGATTACAAAAATCATTCAGGAGCAATTCTTTTAGGTGTAGATGGTATTGCATTTAAAGCACACGGATCTAGTGATGTTAAATCATTTGAAGCAACATTAAGAATGACTTGTAATGCAATTGAAAACGATGTATTAAACAAAATTAAAAAAGGAATTAATTAA
- the rpe gene encoding ribulose-phosphate 3-epimerase, which produces MKNIIIAPSFLSANFADLKSEIKRCEEAKIEWIHYDVMDYDFVPNLTFGSKILKDIANSSNFKIDIHFMVKVKTQSFEDFFTDYIKCNPAMMTMHIESMSTDESNKFYELCKQNNIEFSLAVSPKTEVKVLDTWLDKLDNILIMSVEPGFGGQSFIPEVLTKVEYLVEKRKNNHYKFMIEIDGGINGETSKQALKAGVEMMVAGSYLFESDNFTKKVETLKHG; this is translated from the coding sequence ATGAAAAATATAATTATTGCACCTAGTTTTTTATCAGCCAACTTTGCAGATTTGAAATCTGAAATTAAAAGATGTGAGGAGGCTAAAATTGAATGAATTCATTATGATGTAATGGATTATGATTTTGTCCCAAATTTAACTTTTGGTTCAAAAATTTTAAAAGATATTGCCAATTCAAGTAATTTTAAAATTGATATTCACTTTATGGTTAAAGTTAAAACTCAAAGCTTTGAAGATTTCTTTACTGATTACATAAAATGTAATCCAGCAATGATGACAATGCATATAGAATCAATGAGTACCGATGAATCAAATAAATTTTATGAGTTATGTAAACAAAACAATATTGAATTTAGTTTAGCAGTATCACCAAAAACAGAAGTCAAAGTACTAGATACTTGATTAGACAAATTAGACAACATCTTAATAATGAGTGTTGAGCCCGGATTTGGAGGCCAATCATTTATACCAGAGGTTTTAACTAAAGTTGAATACTTAGTTGAAAAAAGAAAAAATAATCATTATAAATTCATGATTGAAATTGATGGTGGGATCAATGGAGAAACAAGCAAACAAGCATTAAAAGCTGGTGTTGAAATGATGGTTGCAGGAAGTTACTTATTCGAAAGCGATAATTTCACTAAAAAGGTTGAGACATTAAAACATGGTTAA
- a CDS encoding thiamine diphosphokinase yields the protein MVKNILIVTSKSNIDLNVFNNDQNFIIGVERGCLDLIEKNIKIDLAISDFDHVLQEELALIESKAKTIKKLSSEKDYLDGEMAIIEAKKISKTANILFIANPTRRNDMNLSIINLVFKYGIKMINDDTVIFKLEPGETELYFSNFQVYTYLSFFSKEQTNISLENLKYECKNLLLKPWENTCISNSLILNKNPLIKNNKEIICIATK from the coding sequence ATGGTTAAGAACATTTTAATAGTAACTTCAAAAAGCAATATTGATTTAAATGTCTTTAATAATGACCAAAACTTTATTATTGGTGTTGAAAGAGGTTGTTTAGATTTAATTGAAAAGAATATAAAAATAGATCTTGCTATCTCAGATTTTGATCATGTTTTACAAGAAGAGTTAGCACTTATTGAATCAAAGGCAAAGACAATTAAAAAACTATCGTCTGAAAAAGATTATTTAGATGGTGAAATGGCAATTATAGAAGCTAAAAAGATTTCTAAAACAGCTAATATTTTATTTATTGCAAATCCTACAAGAAGAAACGATATGAACTTATCAATTATTAATCTAGTGTTTAAATATGGAATAAAAATGATTAATGATGATACTGTTATTTTTAAACTTGAACCAGGTGAAACTGAATTATATTTCAGTAATTTTCAAGTTTACACATATTTAAGCTTTTTCTCAAAAGAACAAACAAATATATCTTTAGAAAATCTTAAATATGAATGTAAAAACTTGTTATTAAAACCATGAGAAAATACATGCATTTCAAATTCACTTATTTTAAACAAAAACCCGTTAATTAAAAATAACAAAGAAATCATATGTATTGCAACAAAATAA
- the rnc gene encoding ribonuclease III, translating into MTMHEFFKQFGIKINDSKIFDIAVTHNSYANENKINETYQRLEFLGDAVLQMYVSKFLYLNFTKANEGKLTKTRSDVVRQETLSEVAKMINLGPIIRLGEGEIKSKGYEKPSILSDVYEAVTAAIYLDQTEEVLIEWIKATILKYLDKNDYKELNHDFKSELQEIIQAEVRSDLEYKVESQIHIEKENKIKYTVSVNLDGKKYGVGKGYSKQEASQNAAKDCLNKLKKPTKVN; encoded by the coding sequence ATGACAATGCATGAGTTTTTTAAACAATTTGGAATTAAAATTAATGATTCAAAAATTTTTGATATAGCCGTAACTCATAATTCATATGCAAATGAAAATAAGATAAATGAAACATATCAAAGATTAGAGTTCTTAGGTGATGCTGTTTTACAAATGTATGTTTCTAAATTTCTTTATCTAAACTTTACAAAAGCAAACGAAGGTAAATTAACTAAAACAAGATCTGATGTTGTTCGCCAAGAAACATTAAGTGAAGTTGCTAAAATGATTAATTTAGGACCAATAATAAGACTGGGGGAAGGCGAAATTAAATCAAAAGGTTATGAAAAACCTTCAATTTTATCTGATGTGTATGAAGCAGTAACTGCAGCAATTTATTTAGACCAAACAGAAGAAGTTTTAATTGAGTGAATTAAAGCAACAATTCTTAAATACCTTGATAAAAATGACTATAAAGAATTAAATCATGATTTTAAATCAGAATTACAAGAAATTATTCAAGCAGAAGTAAGAAGTGATTTAGAATATAAAGTTGAAAGCCAAATTCATATCGAAAAAGAAAATAAAATTAAATACACTGTTAGTGTTAATTTAGACGGAAAAAAATATGGAGTTGGTAAAGGATATTCAAAACAAGAAGCATCTCAAAATGCAGCTAAAGATTGTTTAAATAAATTAAAAAAACCAACTAAAGTAAACTAA
- a CDS encoding AAA family ATPase — protein sequence MLFLRQIRAVGFKSFAEPTTLNFTKEMIGVVGPNGSGKSNITDSIRWALGEQSTKSLRGSNMDDIVFSGSVDKPAADFAEVTLVFDNQRDIFSTIKTDIVEITRRFNKKTRNSDFFINGEKCKLRDIQDVALETGLTKSSIAIISQGTISTFAEAKPDARREIFDEAAGLAKYKKRKLEALKQLAKTTENLTRISDIKTTLEKRLPREKEKAEKAAKYKDKIEELQKIELTILASDALRFETELSSLRDKRRQLDIEVQKLANDINLSQDELDVILFKTGDADKEITQLNLNFQKIVERIANLKAQKQQVEARENSQNVNENVDDIKARAIKKEFDEKSISLNSEKDLVSSFERQEIDLKRRYDEVNDQFKTFHMQSQEIESEKNKLQYRLEELEHKQNTNNLNPMSGAKAIIDNEKRLSGIVGTVGSLIDVKEEHQIAISLITGNHLQSVVFKTSEDAKKGIEFLKNQRLGRVNALPIDTLNPSPIAGSQRDLIKRAPGFVGFANELVEIEENCQVVLDYIYGTTIITRNFDDATRLGKSINFRYGIVSLDGQRVLPRGAMSGGSVNKASNIFAAKKVDESFDSEAIKTKITTLDKIFVEKQKTFNDLKEVREKLIDDINQIASNIRISKNSINILDSSLIDLSDNYKIITGKDLLNNQASSSFDESESIRLAREIAKLETERNEISIKVNGLSESKTKTTDRQHELNKENKEKREILNNWKDELANVKSDLNILESTNIQILKRLSEGYNLSLDSIREIHFDEIENPEETRTRIQELTIELKSIGEVSMDAIQEYEETKKEFDYYVTNLNEVQESADKLNEIILNIDIEMKTQFKRIVDDVNAALPEAFQKLFNGGTARLIYTNPDDILETGIDIEVNPPGKKITNLNLLSGGEKSLVALSVLFSILKVRPLPLVILDEAEAPLDPANVTRFARYVRDFVENTQFIIVTHREGTMENCDILYGVTMETKGITKIVQLALDIDKIKKLINKNKK from the coding sequence ATGTTATTTTTAAGACAAATTAGAGCCGTTGGATTTAAATCATTTGCAGAACCTACAACTTTAAACTTTACAAAAGAAATGATTGGAGTTGTTGGACCTAATGGATCAGGTAAATCAAACATTACAGATTCAATCAGATGAGCTTTAGGAGAACAATCAACTAAATCATTACGTGGTTCAAATATGGATGATATTGTTTTTTCAGGAAGTGTAGATAAACCAGCAGCTGATTTTGCAGAAGTTACTTTAGTTTTTGATAACCAAAGAGATATTTTTTCAACAATCAAAACAGATATTGTTGAAATTACAAGAAGATTTAATAAAAAAACTCGTAATAGTGATTTCTTTATTAACGGTGAAAAATGTAAATTAAGAGATATTCAAGATGTTGCTTTAGAAACAGGATTAACTAAATCAAGTATTGCGATTATTTCTCAAGGAACTATTTCAACATTTGCAGAAGCTAAACCAGATGCAAGAAGAGAAATATTTGATGAAGCAGCAGGATTAGCTAAATACAAAAAAAGAAAATTAGAAGCTTTAAAACAATTGGCAAAAACAACTGAAAACTTAACAAGAATTAGTGATATTAAAACAACACTAGAAAAAAGACTACCAAGAGAAAAAGAAAAAGCTGAAAAAGCTGCTAAGTACAAAGATAAGATTGAAGAACTACAAAAAATTGAGTTAACAATTTTAGCAAGTGATGCTTTAAGATTTGAAACAGAATTATCATCATTAAGAGATAAAAGACGTCAATTAGATATTGAAGTACAAAAATTAGCAAATGACATTAACTTATCACAAGATGAACTTGATGTAATTTTATTTAAAACTGGTGATGCTGATAAAGAAATAACTCAATTGAACTTAAACTTCCAAAAAATTGTTGAAAGAATTGCAAACTTAAAAGCTCAAAAACAACAAGTTGAAGCAAGAGAAAACTCACAAAACGTTAATGAGAATGTTGATGATATTAAAGCAAGAGCTATTAAAAAGGAATTTGATGAAAAATCAATTTCATTAAATAGTGAAAAGGATTTAGTATCAAGTTTTGAAAGACAAGAAATTGATTTAAAAAGAAGATATGACGAAGTTAATGACCAATTTAAAACTTTCCATATGCAATCACAAGAAATTGAATCAGAAAAAAATAAATTACAATATCGCTTAGAAGAACTTGAACATAAACAAAATACTAATAACTTAAACCCAATGTCTGGTGCTAAAGCAATTATTGATAATGAAAAAAGATTATCAGGAATTGTTGGTACTGTTGGATCATTAATTGATGTAAAAGAAGAGCACCAAATTGCGATTTCATTAATTACCGGAAATCATTTACAATCAGTTGTTTTCAAAACAAGTGAAGATGCTAAAAAAGGAATTGAATTCTTAAAAAATCAAAGATTAGGTAGAGTAAATGCTTTACCAATTGATACATTAAATCCTTCACCAATTGCTGGATCACAAAGAGACTTAATTAAAAGAGCGCCAGGGTTCGTTGGATTTGCAAATGAATTAGTTGAAATTGAAGAAAATTGTCAAGTAGTTCTAGATTACATTTATGGAACAACAATTATAACTAGAAACTTTGATGATGCAACTAGACTTGGAAAAAGTATTAACTTCCGTTATGGAATAGTTTCATTGGATGGACAAAGAGTTCTTCCAAGAGGAGCTATGAGTGGGGGTTCTGTAAACAAAGCATCAAATATTTTTGCTGCTAAAAAAGTTGATGAATCATTTGACTCAGAAGCAATTAAAACAAAAATTACTACTTTGGATAAAATCTTTGTTGAAAAACAAAAAACATTTAATGATTTAAAAGAAGTAAGAGAAAAATTAATTGATGATATTAACCAAATAGCTTCAAATATTAGAATTAGTAAAAACTCAATTAACATTCTTGATTCATCATTAATAGATTTATCAGATAACTATAAAATTATTACTGGTAAAGATCTATTAAATAATCAAGCATCTTCATCATTTGATGAATCAGAATCAATTAGATTAGCAAGAGAAATTGCTAAACTTGAAACTGAAAGAAATGAAATTTCAATTAAAGTTAACGGTTTATCAGAATCAAAAACTAAAACAACTGATCGTCAACATGAGTTAAATAAAGAAAATAAAGAAAAACGTGAAATTCTAAATAATTGAAAAGATGAATTAGCAAACGTTAAATCAGATTTAAATATTTTAGAATCAACAAACATTCAAATTCTAAAAAGATTATCTGAAGGCTACAACTTATCATTAGATTCAATTAGAGAAATACATTTTGATGAAATTGAAAACCCAGAAGAAACAAGAACAAGAATTCAAGAATTAACAATTGAATTAAAATCAATTGGTGAAGTTTCTATGGATGCAATTCAAGAATATGAAGAAACTAAAAAAGAATTCGATTACTATGTTACTAACTTAAACGAAGTTCAAGAATCAGCAGATAAATTGAATGAAATCATTTTAAATATTGATATTGAAATGAAAACTCAATTCAAACGTATTGTTGATGATGTAAATGCTGCATTACCAGAAGCGTTCCAAAAATTATTCAATGGTGGTACAGCTCGTTTAATTTACACAAACCCAGATGATATTTTAGAAACTGGAATTGATATTGAAGTTAATCCACCAGGTAAGAAAATTACTAACTTGAACCTATTGAGTGGGGGAGAAAAATCATTGGTTGCATTATCAGTACTATTCTCAATCTTAAAAGTGAGACCATTACCACTAGTTATTCTTGATGAAGCAGAAGCGCCATTAGATCCAGCAAACGTTACAAGATTTGCTCGTTATGTAAGAGACTTTGTTGAAAACACACAATTCATTATTGTTACTCACCGTGAAGGAACAATGGAAAACTGTGACATCTTATATGGTGTAACTATGGAAACAAAAGGAATTACAAAAATTGTTCAATTAGCTTTAGATATTGATAAAATCAAGAAATTAATCAACAAAAATAAAAAATAA
- the rpmB gene encoding 50S ribosomal protein L28, which produces MARKDMLTGKSALSGNSRSHALNATKRKWNLNLQKVKVMDENGNVFTIKVSARTLRTLKKQNVVVA; this is translated from the coding sequence ATGGCAAGAAAAGATATGTTAACTGGTAAAAGTGCGTTATCTGGAAATTCAAGATCACATGCTTTAAATGCAACAAAAAGAAAATGAAATCTAAACTTACAAAAAGTTAAAGTTATGGACGAAAACGGTAATGTATTTACTATCAAAGTTTCAGCTAGAACTTTAAGAACATTAAAAAAACAAAACGTTGTTGTAGCTTAA
- the ptsS gene encoding phosphate ABC transporter substrate-binding protein yields MSKKFFLVMVIVVGAIIGLWSWTLVAPNNSISIGGSASVQPLLKKLTDKYKTEDGKKFVYSATGSGAGITNVQEGVYEIGFISKDVKPSDWKSNLIKENTTIFNNLKTEDIKNSEWYWNQLKETNQNGAIEDTYRYIEFAKDSIVFVYNDKGTGFDQFLEQSNLTFKFEIDNGKFVKDQTSYKILNAIYSPDSQNNLISWNKLAIMLAENYSDNDQQKEANIKLANQLVSSKTKITPYSSTSGSGTRSSFFNLTGIEPGSAVKEYGANGTIYGQIEKSPGSIGFVSMLYGSAESKTVKSVKIEQDKVIWDPSSGSSNLSTYPLTRPFIGIYKYSSANEKLMHQIANFLFWMATSEDVKDFYKSVGLTQYVVNEIK; encoded by the coding sequence ATGAGCAAGAAATTCTTTTTAGTAATGGTTATAGTCGTTGGTGCTATTATCGGTTTATGATCATGAACTTTAGTTGCACCAAACAATTCTATAAGTATTGGTGGTAGCGCCAGTGTTCAACCATTATTAAAAAAACTTACTGATAAGTACAAAACTGAGGATGGTAAAAAATTTGTTTATTCTGCAACAGGTTCTGGAGCTGGAATAACTAACGTTCAAGAAGGTGTATACGAAATAGGTTTTATATCAAAAGATGTTAAACCGTCTGATTGAAAATCAAATCTAATAAAAGAAAACACAACTATATTTAATAATTTAAAAACTGAAGACATCAAGAATTCAGAATGATATTGAAATCAGCTAAAAGAAACTAATCAAAATGGTGCAATTGAGGATACATATAGATACATAGAGTTTGCAAAGGATTCAATTGTATTTGTATACAATGATAAAGGCACAGGATTTGATCAATTCTTAGAACAATCAAATTTAACATTCAAATTTGAAATTGATAATGGAAAATTTGTTAAAGATCAAACAAGTTATAAGATTCTTAACGCAATATATTCACCAGATTCTCAAAATAATTTAATATCATGAAATAAATTGGCTATTATGCTTGCAGAAAATTATTCAGATAATGATCAACAAAAAGAAGCTAATATAAAATTAGCTAATCAATTAGTTTCAAGTAAAACTAAAATTACACCTTACTCATCAACAAGTGGATCAGGTACTAGATCATCATTTTTCAATTTAACAGGTATTGAGCCAGGAAGCGCTGTTAAAGAATACGGAGCAAATGGAACAATTTATGGTCAAATTGAAAAATCACCAGGTTCTATAGGTTTTGTTTCAATGTTATATGGTTCAGCTGAGTCTAAAACAGTCAAATCTGTAAAAATAGAACAAGATAAAGTAATTTGAGATCCAAGTAGTGGTAGTTCAAATTTAAGTACATATCCTTTAACAAGACCATTTATAGGAATTTACAAATATAGCAGTGCTAATGAAAAATTAATGCACCAAATAGCTAACTTTTTATTTTGAATGGCAACAAGTGAAGATGTCAAAGATTTTTATAAATCTGTTGGACTAACCCAATATGTTGTAAATGAAATAAAATAA
- a CDS encoding DAK2 domain-containing protein, producing MEKLILIKDAMTSAVNNLYNNYPHIDKLNVFPVPDGDTGTNMNLTATNGYNDVKDIEFKTIGEFLNVFARGLIMGARGNSGVIFSQIVKGLAKGMNDATELSAAEWKKGFAESKIIAYRAVMKPVEGTILTVIREVAEQSDLLPDDMDIKEFWNKIISIANQTLENTPNLLQALKDVGVVDSGAYGLVKFLEGMNSVIQLNEIIAKTDKLEINEGGNIEMEIEAEFGYCTEGIVMLNQEWIDKLQTSAIKDQLQIYGNTSIVVVIDEDILKVHTHALSPGQVLMFLQQYGDFKTIKVDNMNLQADKQVKGTEGSSWQETTTIKLERRLNNEYATIAVVSSPEMKKYFEKELGIDIAIDGGSKMNPSTNDFLKAIEDVDAKTVYLMPNNGNVLLAAKQAEKEETKSKIIVIPTKTIQQGMTAALSFDPSATTVKNTKAITSAIKNVVSFQVSQAAKDSVVNQIKIKKDQQMAIVDGKIVGTANDIGILFEKQLSRFITNKTEIITIFIGQDASAKSVSQLRKFLDENFDVEYEIIEGGQKVYSFIIAVE from the coding sequence ATGGAAAAATTAATATTAATTAAAGATGCAATGACGAGTGCAGTAAACAATTTATACAACAATTATCCACATATTGATAAGCTAAACGTTTTTCCTGTTCCAGATGGTGACACAGGTACAAACATGAACTTAACTGCAACAAATGGATATAACGATGTTAAAGATATAGAATTTAAAACTATAGGTGAATTTTTAAATGTATTTGCTAGAGGTTTAATCATGGGAGCTAGAGGTAACTCTGGTGTTATTTTTTCTCAAATTGTTAAAGGTTTAGCAAAAGGAATGAATGATGCAACTGAATTAAGTGCAGCAGAATGAAAAAAAGGATTTGCAGAATCTAAAATTATTGCATATAGAGCTGTTATGAAACCTGTTGAAGGAACTATTTTAACAGTGATCAGAGAAGTAGCAGAGCAATCTGATTTATTACCTGATGATATGGATATTAAAGAATTTTGAAATAAGATAATTTCTATTGCTAATCAAACACTTGAAAATACTCCTAACTTGCTACAAGCCTTAAAAGATGTAGGGGTTGTTGACTCAGGAGCATATGGACTAGTTAAATTCCTAGAAGGAATGAACTCAGTAATACAATTAAACGAAATTATTGCAAAAACAGATAAGCTTGAAATTAACGAAGGTGGAAACATAGAAATGGAAATTGAGGCTGAATTTGGTTACTGTACTGAAGGAATTGTAATGTTAAATCAAGAATGAATTGATAAATTACAAACTAGTGCGATTAAAGATCAATTACAAATTTATGGTAATACTTCAATCGTTGTTGTTATTGATGAAGATATTTTAAAAGTTCATACTCATGCTTTAAGTCCAGGACAAGTTTTAATGTTCTTACAACAATATGGTGATTTTAAAACTATTAAAGTTGATAACATGAATTTACAAGCTGATAAACAAGTTAAAGGAACTGAAGGTTCATCATGACAAGAAACAACAACTATTAAACTTGAAAGAAGACTTAATAATGAATATGCAACTATTGCAGTTGTTTCTTCACCTGAAATGAAAAAATACTTTGAAAAAGAACTTGGAATTGATATTGCAATTGATGGAGGTTCAAAAATGAACCCATCAACAAATGATTTCTTAAAAGCAATCGAAGATGTTGATGCTAAAACAGTTTACTTAATGCCAAACAATGGAAACGTGCTATTGGCAGCTAAACAAGCTGAAAAAGAAGAAACTAAATCAAAAATTATTGTAATACCAACAAAAACAATTCAACAAGGTATGACCGCAGCATTATCTTTTGATCCATCTGCAACAACAGTAAAAAATACAAAAGCAATTACATCAGCTATTAAAAACGTGGTTTCATTCCAAGTTTCACAAGCTGCAAAAGATTCTGTTGTTAATCAAATTAAAATTAAAAAAGACCAACAAATGGCTATTGTTGATGGAAAAATTGTTGGAACAGCAAATGATATAGGTATTTTATTTGAAAAACAATTATCAAGATTTATTACAAATAAAACAGAAATTATCACTATTTTCATTGGGCAAGATGCATCAGCAAAAAGTGTTAGTCAATTAAGAAAGTTTTTAGACGAAAATTTTGACGTTGAATATGAAATTATTGAAGGTGGGCAAAAAGTTTACAGTTTCATAATTGCAGTAGAATAA
- a CDS encoding Asp23/Gls24 family envelope stress response protein has translation MNTIDKSVIKVIKDAIVTVPGVVSFSNFNADSADEIATSDINNAIEFTNTDNITRFRIHVIILSGVNIKDVIKEIQIRVKYELEKISKFTMKYMVDVVVDDLA, from the coding sequence GTGAATACAATAGACAAATCTGTTATTAAAGTTATTAAGGACGCTATAGTAACTGTTCCTGGTGTAGTTTCATTCTCTAATTTCAATGCAGATTCTGCTGATGAAATTGCAACAAGTGATATCAATAATGCTATTGAATTTACAAACACTGATAACATTACTCGTTTTAGAATACATGTTATAATCTTATCTGGTGTTAACATTAAAGATGTTATTAAAGAAATTCAAATTAGAGTAAAATATGAGCTAGAAAAAATTTCAAAATTTACAATGAAATATATGGTAGATGTCGTAGTTGACGATTTAGCTTAA